GAAATTTttcagaaggaaaaaaaaaaacccaaaaagatATCAGACGACCTAGCGCTAGATTTCTTTTAGAATGTTTGTAAAGCCTTTTCCATTTAACTGATTTTcgtcattttaatttaaatgcgAGACACCtcaaaaaaaagaagtgaataAAAGAAAGAAGTAAATCATCAGATTAAAATGAAAGATGAGCTTGTTTGCTTCATTCATATTCGTGACGGCGCCCTCTGCATCCGAGCTGCTCCGATTAAAGTTTAAAGCCCGGCGTGCGGATGCGTGGATTTAACTCAGGAGCCCCCAGCCCTCCCACCCACACCCACGGAGGTCTCGCATTGAATCGTGTAGACGTTGTGGTTTCAGGACAggaagtgggggtgggggggacacaAGGCACAGCAGCGGTGCCTCAGACATACAAAGACACTGCACGCCCATGAGCGGGCGCTTTCACCTGGAATGACTAACacgtgtgggggtggggggcgtcATCACTAAAGCACTTAGCCGTTATTTGGAGGCGCTGAAAGAacaagggggtggggggttgtaTGGACAAACAAGACCTTCATGCTGCTGGATAAATGCTAGCAAAAGTCCTCCTGCTGAACGCTGACGCAGCTTTGACACAAAGAAGACGACAACAAACGTGGGAAACGTTTGAATGCGTGTCCCTGTGTCTGGACCACTCCCCAAGATGCAGAGCGGTTGAGTGGATGacgccaacacacacaaaaaaaaaaaagcgggggGGAATATTGCAAGGGGCAGAAGGGGGtcagaagaaaagcaaaatggaGGTGTGTTTGTCTTTCCCAAGTGTCTTTGTAAAGTTATTTTTGCGGCATGGTGTTtttgtatgagtgtgtgtgagtgtgtatgtatgtgtcagggcgccagtgtgtgtgtgtgtctttacgAGGGCTGGGAGCCCAACAGTCTCTCGATGGCGGCGTTGATGTCTCCTCCTGTGGCAATGAGGGCCTGCAGGTTGGCCTCGCGGTTGATGAAGCCCATGGCGTTCAGCTGGTCCAGCTGGGACTGGAAGCGCACCTCTGGGGTCTGGTTCTGCAGGCAGGAGAGATGATTGTCACGTTCTAAAAGAAGACGTTCAAATAAAGAGGCGTCTTTCTTTGCGAGGATTGTACCGCTacaccgcctcctcctcctgcgcCCGCTCCAGCAAACATTTGGAGCATCTGTTGCATCAGCTGCTGCTGAGCGGCGTTTGGCGGCGTGGCCGTGCTGCTGGGCGGGGACGCAGGGGTCTCTGGGGGCACGCTGCCCCCTGTGGGGATGCCGGGAATACCACCGGACATCAGACTGGGGCAAAAGATGtcaaatgaagtcataaaaatactgcttttgctttgtttgattttttttgggggggtgggctGACCTGGGCATGAGGCCCGGTGCTTCAGTTTGCAGCGTCTGGAGGCCTTGTTGGATCTGCATGAGAGCCTGCATGGCCCGGGGGTTGGACATGACTGACAGCGCCTCTGGGTTTTGCATCTGCAAACAGACAAACCAAATCACTAACCGATCCAAATGAGCCTAATTCTACCCATCTTCTTTCCAACAAGTGAAGCTTTAATGCGATATTCAATttatcacatgcacacacttacCTGCTGCAGAAAAATGGGCAGCTGAGCTCGGAACTGTTCCTGCAGCTGTGGGTTTCCAGCAAACAAGGGGTTATTTGTCATAACCTGGAAgaagagagagacaaaaaaaagagtttaaaaTGAGTGTGACATTGGTGTGAAAGGTTCAAACTGGGCCCACCTGGGAGGCCAGCTCGGGGTTCTGGGCGAGTGACTGCATCATGCTGCGCATGTAGGGAGCAGACAACATGTTCTGCATCAACTGAGGGTTTTCTGAGATCTGCTGCAGGAGGCTCTGCATGCCCGGACTGTTGAACATTcctgcaaaaacaacacagagtTAGTGTTTCCCAAacgttcatttatttgtggtggcccacAACAACGCagcaccacagatagattgcagtcctgtgggaaacactgcaataCACTGAGCACGTTGTCTTATTTCACGTCTAAAGTCACTaataaatgtgaaaataaagGGTGAAATATTTCTAATTTCCGTCTTACCGTTTCCAAGACTGCCAGGGTTGACGCCCAGAGGGTTGGACACGGTGGGGTTGGTGCCCCCAGAGGTGCTCGTGCTTCCCGGTGTGCCCCCTCCGCTCTCCGAGGGGTTCGAGGAATTGGGCGGACCCCAGGGATTGGGCAGGGGTTCCCGGTTCTCAGTCCGTGATGGCTGGGCGCCCGACTCTGAGCCGCCGCTGAGAGCTGAGAAGGGGTTGTTGCCAAACTGGAGGGACATGAAATGATGACATTAGAAGACAAAGAGA
The DNA window shown above is from Dunckerocampus dactyliophorus isolate RoL2022-P2 chromosome 20, RoL_Ddac_1.1, whole genome shotgun sequence and carries:
- the ubqln4 gene encoding ubiquilin-4 → MADQSAADPGNNNNKLDAAEGTIIKVTVKTPKDKEEIAIAEDSSVTQFKEEISRRFKAKQDQLVLIFAGKILKDGDSLSQHGIKDGLTVHLVIKTAQKASDGGSTSASGSSSTQTGGTSTSSPGNTPPSTAGSTPGSAPPPTQTPNLLSGFGDLSNLAGLGMGSANFMELQQQMQRQLMSNPEMLSQIMENPLVQSMMSNPDLMRQMIMANPQMQQLMERNPEISHMLNNPELMRQTMELARNPAMMQEMMRNQDRALSNLESIPGGYNALRRMYTDIQEPMFSAAREQFGNNPFSALSGGSESGAQPSRTENREPLPNPWGPPNSSNPSESGGGTPGSTSTSGGTNPTVSNPLGVNPGSLGNGMFNSPGMQSLLQQISENPQLMQNMLSAPYMRSMMQSLAQNPELASQVMTNNPLFAGNPQLQEQFRAQLPIFLQQMQNPEALSVMSNPRAMQALMQIQQGLQTLQTEAPGLMPSLMSGGIPGIPTGGSVPPETPASPPSSTATPPNAAQQQLMQQMLQMFAGAGAGGGGGVANQTPEVRFQSQLDQLNAMGFINREANLQALIATGGDINAAIERLLGSQPS